The Ziziphus jujuba cultivar Dongzao chromosome 7, ASM3175591v1 genome includes a region encoding these proteins:
- the LOC107425667 gene encoding protein CHROMATIN REMODELING 24 has protein sequence MAEKSNTSRKPQSLNDSHYRLLQELSAPPKPTFKTSSEEEDEEEMGDDRNPTKVKIEGRRRLCKAASKENSHTDLSLPHFSFITDFDSSPEQEKPIKVKIEGRRRLCKLSSRDGNGNTEERAVVHEDKSSYITDFNSPPAPTRNLNKGDDDNGGGNEIRDILDNLSSKLELLSIEKRRDMKKADPEGNSSTLVKSKEIDQQKVEFPEYASAESSFSFASESSDPSLDVTKNAGGSIQCVVDDCEEDSESVDVKFGKDESRQVGEKLLSVGHTFVSRTEGGGGGGDVDDEDDCKVLNRKKFVKKVGRQDSKLKKYYDLGEVDVLDNFTEDSVLEDEKTITLSGLKYTYKLPGDIATMLYPHQRDGIRWLWSLHCQGKGGILGDDMGLGKTMQICGFLAGLFHSRLIKRALIVAPKTLLDHWLKELSAVGLSEKTREYFGTSAKLRQYELQYILQDKGILLTTYDIVRNNSKSLRGDYYFDDDKNEDGVTWDYMILDEGHLIKNPSTQRAKSLLEIPSAHRIIISGTPIQNNLKELWALFNFCCPDLLGDKQWFKENFENAILRGNEKKASDRDKRIGSEAAKGLRERIKPYFLRRLKNEVFTEDADDKNPKLSKKSEIIVWLRLTSCQRKLYEAFLKSELVLSAFDGSPLAALTILKKICDHPLLLTKRAAEDVLEGMDSMLQQEDVYVAERLAMHIADVAEKDELEENHETVSCKISFIMSLLDDLIPKGHSILIFSQTRKMLNLIQDSIVSNAYEFLRIDGTTKASDRLKIVNDFQDGIGASIFLLTSQVGGLGLTLTRADRVIVVDPAWNPSTDNQSVDRAYRIGQTKDVLVYRLMTSGTVEEKIYRKQVFKGGLFKTATEQKEQIRYFSQQDLRDLFSIPAQGFDVSLTQQQLYEEHDCQYLMDESLKSHIKFLQSLGIAGVSHHSLLFSKTAPVHVQDDEEVIRKPRATFYGTSSSYAVEQSVNGAEYAFKPKDVKSEKKVTSPDSVGKLTESEIKERINRLSITLANKAMVSRLPDKGVKIQKQIEELNAELYRTKMAKENKVIDLDDITGEIERVLKV, from the exons ATGGCGGAGAAGAGCAACACCAGCAGGAAGCCACAGAGCCTAAACGACAGCCATTATCGCCTCCTCCAAGAACTTTCAGCCCCTCCCAAACCCACTTTCAAAACCTCCTCTG AGGAGGAAGATGAGGAAGAGATGGGGGACGATCGAAATCCGACGAAGGTAAAGATCGAAGGAAGACGCCGACTCTGCAAAGCTGCGTCTAAAGAAAATAGTCACACTGATCTTAGTCTTCCTCATTTTTCATTTATCACCGACTTTGATTCTTCTCCTG AGCAAGAAAAGCCCATAAAGGTTAAAATAGAGGGTAGACGCCGACTCTGCAAGCTTTCATCCCGGGATGGTAATGGTAATACGGAGGAAAGAGCTGTGGTTCATGAGGATAAGTCCTCCTATATTACTGATTTCAATTCACCTCCAGCTCCGACACGAAATTTGAACAAGGGTGATGATGATAATGGTGGTGGGAATGAAATTAGAGATATTCTAGATAATTTGAGCTCAAAGCTAGAGTTGCTGTCAATTGAGAAGAGGAGGGATATGAAAAAGGCTGACCCTGAAGGTAATTCTTCGACTTTGGTTAAGAGTAAAGAAATTGATCAGCAGAAAGTTGAATTTCCTGAGTATGCGAGTGCAGAATCTTCATTCTCTTTTGCCTCTGAATCATCTGATCCTTCATTAGATGTGACTAAGAATGCTGGGGGCAGTATTCAATGTGTGGTTGATGATTGTGAAGAGGACAGTGAGTCTGTGGATGTGAAATTCGGCAAAGATGAATCCAGACAGGTGGGTGAGAAATTACTATCTGTTGGACATACTTTTGTGTCTAGAACTGAAGGAGGGGGAGGAGGTGGAGAtgttgatgatgaagatgattgtAAGGTtttgaatagaaaaaaattCGTTAAAAAAGTGGGGAGGCAGGACAGTAAATTGAAGAAGTACTATGATTTGGGCGAGGTCGATGTGTTGGATAATTTTACAGAGGATTCTGTTTTGGAGGATGAAAAAACTATAACTCTGAGTGGCCTAAAATACACTTACAAGTTGCCCGGTGACATTGCAACAATGTTGTATCCTCATCAACGTGATGGCATAAGGTGGCTATGGTCTTTGCATTGTCAGGGTAAGGGTGGAATCTTAGGTGATGACATGGGTTTGGGAAAAACAATGCAG ATTTGTGGATTTTTAGCTGGACTGTTTCATTCACGTTTGATTAAGAGGGCACTGATTGTGGCCCCAAAAACATTACTTGACCATTGGCTTAAAGAATTATCAGCTGTGGGTCTATCTGAGAAGACAAGGGA ATATTTTGGGACTTCTGCAAAACTGCGACAATATGAGCTTCAATATATACTTCAG GACAAAGGCATTCTTCTCACAACTTATGATATTGTGCGGAATAACTCAAAATCTTTGCGAGGGGACTACTATTTTGATGATGATAAAAATGAGGACGGCGTGACATGGGATTATATGATACTTGATGAG GGGCACCTCATAAAGAATCCTAGTACGCAAAGAGCCAAAAGTTTGCTTGAAATACCAAGTGCTCATCGTATCATCATCAGTGGTACACCTATACAGAACAATCTTAAG GAGTTGTGGGCTTTATTCAACTTCTGCTGCCCTGATCTTCTTGGTGACAAACAATG GTTCAAAGAAAACTTTGAGAATGCAATTCTTCGTGGAAATGAAAAAAAGGCTTCAGATAGGGACAAGCGTATTGGTTCAGAAGCTGCAAAA GGACTTAGAGAACGCATTAAACCTTATTTTTTGCGTCGCTTGAAGAATGAAGTATTCACTGAAGATGCTGATGACAAAAATCCAAAACTTTCTAAGAAGAGTGAGATAATTGTGTGGCTAAGATTGACTAGCTGTCAG CGAAAACTTTATGAAGCTTTTTTGAAGAGTGAGTTGGTTCTTTCAGCTTTTGATGGCTCTCCATTGGCTGCACTTACG ATCTTGAAGAAAATATGTGATCATCCACTTCTATTGACAAAGCGAGCTGCTGAAGATGTACTAGAAGGGATGGATTCAATGCTACAGCAAGAAGATGTTTATGTAGCAGAGAGATTAGCAATGCACATAGCAGATGTTGCTGAGAaagatgaattggaggaaaatcaTGAAACTGTTTCATGCAAAATATCTTTCATAATGTCGTTATTG GATGACTTAATTCCAAAGGGGCATAGTATTCTTATCTTTTCTCAAACTCGCAAGATGCTGAATCTCATTCAG GATTCTATAGTATCCAATGCCTATGAGTTCTTACGCATTGATGGTACCACAAAAGCTAGTGACAGATTGAAGATTGTTAAT GATTTCCAAGATGGTATTGGCGCTTCCATATTCCTCTTAACCTCTCAAGTTGGTGGTCTGGGCCTCACGCTTACTAGAGCAGATCGTGTAATTGTGGTTGATCCTGCATGGAATCCAAG tacGGATAATCAAAGTGTCGATCGTGCATATAGGATTGGACAAACGAAGGATGTTCTTGTATATAGGTTAATGACAAGTGGAACTGTTGAGGAGAAAATCTATAGAAAACAG GTATTCAAAGGGGGTTTGTTTAAAACAGCAACTGAGCAGAAAGAACAAATCCGATATTTTAGCCAACAG GATCTACGGGACCTTTTCAGTATTCCGGCACAGGGTTTTGATGTATCCCTTACTCAACAGCAATTGTATGAGGAGCATGATTGCCAGTACTTGAT GGACGAATCCTTAAAATCCCATATAAAATTCTTGCAAAGCCTTGGAATAGCAGGAGTAAGTCATCACAGTCTACTCTTCTCCAAGACAGCACCTGTACATGTGCAGGATGATGAGGAAGTGATTAG GAAACCCAGGGCTACCTTCTATGGTACTTCATCAAGTTATGCAGTTGAACAGAGTGTTAATGG AGCGGAGTATGCTTTCAAGCCAAAGGATGTAAAATCAGAGAAGAAAGTTACATCCCCAGATAGTGTTGGTAAATTAACTGAGTCAGAGATTAAAGAAAGAATCAATCGGCTATCTATAACTCTTGCAAATAAG GCCATGGTTTCAAGATTACCAGATAAGGGAGTGAAGATCCAAAAGCAAATTGAAGAACTAAATGCTGAGCTTTATAGAACTAAGAtggcaaaagaaaataaagtcaTTGATTTGGATGATATTACAGGTGAAATTGAAAGAGTTCTGAAAgtatag